One Halobacterium zhouii genomic region harbors:
- a CDS encoding HalOD1 output domain-containing protein — protein MTEARDEEVFHHELETSRNEPSVQIAEIVASHEDTNEESLTPVYNQIDHVISHIFSDPPDPSAEVEVTFSYEQYRITVEQNGEATFVRTK, from the coding sequence ATGACAGAGGCACGCGACGAAGAGGTCTTTCACCACGAGTTGGAGACGTCCCGAAACGAGCCCTCGGTCCAGATCGCCGAGATTGTCGCGTCACACGAGGACACGAACGAGGAGAGTCTCACTCCCGTGTACAACCAGATCGACCACGTCATCTCACACATCTTCTCGGACCCGCCGGACCCGAGCGCAGAGGTCGAGGTCACGTTCTCGTACGAGCAGTACCGAATCACGGTCGAACAGAACGGGGAGGCGACGTTCGTCAGAA